One part of the Marmota flaviventris isolate mMarFla1 chromosome 4, mMarFla1.hap1, whole genome shotgun sequence genome encodes these proteins:
- the LOC114089428 gene encoding LOW QUALITY PROTEIN: ribulose-phosphate 3-epimerase-like (The sequence of the model RefSeq protein was modified relative to this genomic sequence to represent the inferred CDS: deleted 1 base in 1 codon), translated as MASGCKIGPSILNSDLANLGAECLRMLDSGADYLHLDVMDGHFVPNITFGHPVVESLRKQLGQDPFFDMHMMVSKPEQWVKPMAVAGANQRGAHLEATENPGALIKDIRENGMKVGLAIKPGTTVEYLAPWANQIDVALVTTVEPGFGGQKFMEDMMPQVHWLRTQFPSLDIEVDGGVGPDTVHKCAEAGANMIVSGSAIMRSEDPRSVINLLRNVCSEAAQKRSLDR; from the exons ATGGCGTCGGGCTGCAAGATTGGCCCGTCCATCCTTAACAGCGACCTGGCCAATTTAGGGGCTGAGTGCCTCCGGATGCTAGACTCTGGGGCAGATTATCTGCACCTGGATGTAATGGACGGGCATTTTGTTCCCAACATCACCTTTGGTCACCCTGTGGTAGAAAGCCTCCGAAAGCAGCTAGGCCAGGACCCTTTCTTTGACATGCACATGATGGTGTCTAAGCCGGAACAGTGGGTAAAGCCAATGGCTGTAGCAGGAGCCAATCAA AGAGGAGCTCATCTAGAGGCCACTGAGAACCCAGGGGCTTTGATTAAAGACATCCGGGAAAATGGGATGAAGGTTGGCCTTGCCATCAAACCAGGAACTACAGTTGAGTATTTGGCACCATGGGCTAATCAAATAGATGTGGCCTTGGTTACGACAGTGGAACCTGGGTTTGGAGGGCAGAAATTCATGGAAGATATGATGCCACAGGTCCATTGGTTGAGGACCCAGTTCCCATCTTTGGATATAGAGGTCGATGGTGGAGTAGGTCCTGACACTGTCCATAAATGTGCAGAGGCAGGAGCTAACATGATTGTGTCTGGCAGTGCCATTATGAGGAGTGAAGACCCCAGATCTGTCATCAACTTACTAAGAAATGTTTGCTCAGAAGCTGCTCAGAAACGGTCTCTTGATCGATGA